DNA sequence from the Candidatus Methylarchaceae archaeon HK02M2 genome:
AGACTGAACGCAATATCCTTTCTTGTAATAATCACTGATGATGTAATAATCAAGGCAACGATTATGACTAAGACAGTCCATGTAACTTCGCTAATTCCCCAACCATCCCAATTGATTGCAACTAATGCAGAAGCAACATTAGCTATGGGAGCGACTGTTATCCAACCCAAGTAGACACTAAAAGGAAGATGCACATACAATTTTTCTTTTAGTGGAACATTCGACCGACCGATCTCAAGACGTAAATAAATTGCTATTAGTGTACCCAATAATACAAACATAGGTATAATAGACAGAACAATTTGTTCGTAATGCCATAGAAAAATCCATGAAATGTTTGCAATGCTACCCAACACAAAAAAATACCCAATTTTACGTAAGAAGTTTGTTTCTTTTTGTCCAGGTGTTGCCTGAAAGATGACAAAAATTAACAATAATGCATAAATTAGGCCCCAAATAGAGAAAACGTATTCAGCAGGGGTAAACAAATTCGGATACGAGTTGGATATCTCACCTGTAGTTTTTCCGTTTAATGGTAAAATATTAGCTAATGCATTAACCAAAACAGTTGCTATAAAAGCTCCAACGTTAGCAATCTGCAGAAAAACCAAGCTCTTTGAAGTTTCCATAAATACAATCCTTATTTTATATGATGTAACTTAAATTTATTTTTTTATAACTACATTTATGTAATTAAGCTGTCGATTCAGATAAGAAAATATATTTTATGATTAAGATAAAAAAATTAAGGCTATTATTTTGTCATCAATAAAAAACTCAGAAAAAAATTATAGTAATAAGCAAAAAATCATCGCATACATTCCCGCAGGTATGTTTTTCCTAATATTCGTTCCATTTATTCTAGTAATTGTATTGCCTTATTTAGATATGCGTTTAAGTTTACCCAATTTCATTTCTGAACCTTTCAATTTAATTATATCTCCATTCCTCCTCATACCTGGCTTCTTACTTTCAGCTTGGTCAGTTATGGTTCAATTTAAAATCGGAAAAGGAACACCAATTCCAATGATACCACCAAAAAAGTTGATTGTAAGAGGACCTTATGCTTACACTAGAAACCCAATGGGCCTAGGGATTTTAATATTTTATCTGGGCTTTGGAATTTTAACTGGCTCGGTATCTTCAATAGTGTTTACTATCTTATTTATTTCGATACTTCTAATATACTATAGATTCATCGAAGAAAAGGAACTTGAATTAAGATTCGGTCAAGATTACTTAGAATACAAGAAAAGGACTCCATTTTTAATTCCAGGTAGAAAAAAGGATACGATGAAAAAATGAATTTTAAACAAATCCTATATAGAGCAAGTCTAGCCTGAGTAATCTAATTTTTCATTTTACTAGTTTTATTAAAAATATTGCTTTATGAAAAGCATACAAAACTTGATAACGATCGACTAAAGATTCATCAGTGTAAAGTAAAAGGACCTATCTTTCTTTAAGGTATTATCATCCAACCGACTGACCAGTTATCTTCTT
Encoded proteins:
- a CDS encoding isoprenylcysteine carboxylmethyltransferase family protein, which codes for MSSIKNSEKNYSNKQKIIAYIPAGMFFLIFVPFILVIVLPYLDMRLSLPNFISEPFNLIISPFLLIPGFLLSAWSVMVQFKIGKGTPIPMIPPKKLIVRGPYAYTRNPMGLGILIFYLGFGILTGSVSSIVFTILFISILLIYYRFIEEKELELRFGQDYLEYKKRTPFLIPGRKKDTMKK